One Desulfitibacter sp. BRH_c19 genomic region harbors:
- a CDS encoding tRNA (guanine-N1)-methyltransferase, with amino-acid sequence MRIDVITIFPEMVDFPLNMSIIGKAREKGVLDLFVHNLREYSGNKHYSVDDTPYGGGPGMVMKAEPFFNAINSLDIDKADSRVILMSPQGTTFNQDKAKKLSRLNRITILCGHYEGIDERVRELLVDEEISIGDYILTGGELGAMVLIDAVTRLLPDVLGHEESIIEESFSDGLLEYPHYTKPREFQGLKVPEVLLSGNHAKIDLWRRKQSILRTLRKRPDLLNNASFSKADQELLAKLRKDEE; translated from the coding sequence ATGAGAATAGATGTTATTACCATTTTTCCGGAGATGGTGGACTTCCCATTAAATATGAGTATCATTGGAAAAGCTCGTGAAAAAGGTGTACTTGATTTATTTGTACATAATCTTAGAGAGTATTCAGGAAACAAGCATTACTCTGTTGATGACACTCCATATGGTGGCGGTCCTGGAATGGTTATGAAGGCAGAACCATTTTTTAATGCTATTAATAGTTTAGATATAGATAAAGCCGACAGTAGAGTTATTCTTATGTCTCCACAGGGAACAACTTTTAATCAAGATAAAGCAAAAAAGCTATCAAGGCTCAATCGTATCACAATATTATGTGGTCATTATGAAGGTATTGATGAAAGGGTTAGAGAACTACTAGTGGACGAAGAAATATCAATTGGGGATTATATTTTAACAGGGGGAGAACTAGGTGCTATGGTATTAATAGATGCTGTTACAAGATTATTACCAGATGTATTAGGTCATGAAGAATCTATCATAGAAGAAAGTTTCTCGGATGGACTTTTAGAATATCCCCACTATACAAAGCCAAGAGAATTTCAAGGTTTAAAGGTGCCTGAAGTGTTGCTTTCTGGAAATCACGCAAAGATAGATCTTTGGAGAAGGAAACAGTCTATCTTGCGAACTCTTCGCAAAAGACCCGACTTGTTAAATAATGCCAGTTTCAGTAAAGCTGATCAGGAGTTATTAGCGAAGTTACGTAAGGATGAAGAATAG
- the rpsP gene encoding 30S ribosomal protein S16 (binds to lower part of 30S body where it stabilizes two domains; required for efficient assembly of 30S; in Escherichia coli this protein has nuclease activity) — protein sequence MATRIRLKRMGSKKAPFYRLVVADSRSPRDGRFIEEVGYYNPIKEDLNINEERAVKWLEDGAQPSETVRALFRKTGVIQKFYDNKNIR from the coding sequence ATGGCAACAAGAATTAGACTAAAAAGAATGGGAAGTAAAAAAGCACCTTTTTATAGATTGGTAGTAGCTGATTCACGTTCTCCAAGAGATGGTAGATTCATTGAAGAAGTTGGATACTACAATCCTATTAAGGAAGATTTAAATATTAATGAAGAAAGAGCTGTGAAGTGGCTTGAAGATGGCGCACAGCCTTCTGAAACAGTAAGAGCCCTTTTTAGAAAAACTGGTGTTATTCAAAAGTTTTATGATAACAAAAACATCAGGTAG
- a CDS encoding signal recognition particle has product MALFSGLSEKLQDTFKRLKGKGKLSEADIDVAMREVRIALLEADVNFKVVKKFINKVKERAIGKEVLESLTPGQQVIKIVNDELVNLMGEKEANIAFSSKSPTVIMMVGLQGSGKTTSSAKLARTFKKKGRSPLLAACDIYRPAAIKQLEVLGEQLDIPVFSKGQENAVLIAKEAIEFAKNKGNDIVIIDTAGRLHIDEDLMTELDKIKENVVPSEILLVVDAMTGQDAVNVAETFDQKFGITGIILTKLDGDTRGGAALSIREVTGKPIKFVGIGEKLDALETFHPDRMASRILGMGDVMTFIEKAQENFDLNKAKEMEAKIRTQQFTLEDFLDQLQQMKSMGPIEDLLGMIPGMGKQLKNMQVDEKELVKTEAIIQSMTLNERAKPEIINASRKKRIALGSGTKVQDVNKLLKQFLEARKMMKQFSGAQSNKKVKKKSKGLFNLPMFK; this is encoded by the coding sequence ATGGCTCTATTTTCTGGCTTGAGCGAAAAACTTCAGGATACTTTTAAACGGCTCAAAGGAAAAGGAAAACTTTCTGAAGCAGATATTGATGTGGCAATGCGGGAAGTAAGAATCGCTCTTCTAGAAGCCGATGTAAACTTTAAGGTAGTTAAAAAGTTTATTAATAAAGTTAAAGAAAGAGCCATCGGCAAAGAAGTTTTAGAAAGCCTTACTCCTGGACAACAGGTTATTAAAATAGTAAATGATGAATTGGTTAACTTAATGGGAGAAAAAGAGGCTAATATAGCTTTTTCGTCCAAGAGTCCAACAGTAATAATGATGGTGGGTTTACAGGGTTCTGGTAAAACCACATCATCTGCAAAATTAGCAAGGACGTTTAAAAAGAAGGGACGTAGTCCTTTACTAGCAGCTTGTGATATTTATCGTCCAGCAGCTATTAAACAGTTAGAAGTGCTAGGTGAGCAACTTGATATACCTGTATTTTCAAAGGGACAAGAAAATGCTGTTTTAATAGCTAAGGAAGCCATAGAGTTCGCAAAAAATAAGGGTAATGACATTGTAATCATAGATACAGCAGGAAGACTGCATATAGATGAAGATCTAATGACAGAGCTTGATAAAATTAAAGAAAACGTAGTTCCATCTGAAATACTACTTGTAGTAGATGCTATGACAGGACAGGATGCAGTAAATGTAGCAGAGACCTTTGATCAAAAGTTTGGTATTACAGGTATAATTCTTACAAAGTTAGATGGTGATACACGTGGTGGTGCAGCCCTTTCAATTAGGGAAGTTACAGGAAAACCTATTAAGTTTGTGGGTATTGGAGAAAAGCTAGATGCATTAGAAACATTTCATCCAGATAGGATGGCCTCTCGTATCCTGGGAATGGGTGATGTGATGACATTTATTGAAAAGGCCCAGGAAAATTTTGATCTCAATAAGGCAAAAGAGATGGAAGCTAAGATTAGGACACAACAATTTACACTGGAAGATTTTCTTGATCAATTGCAGCAAATGAAAAGCATGGGCCCAATAGAGGATTTGCTTGGTATGATTCCAGGAATGGGAAAACAATTAAAGAATATGCAGGTTGATGAAAAGGAATTAGTAAAAACAGAAGCTATAATTCAATCTATGACACTCAATGAAAGAGCAAAACCTGAAATAATCAATGCCAGCAGGAAAAAAAGAATTGCCTTAGGTAGTGGTACCAAGGTTCAGGATGTAAACAAACTACTTAAACAATTTCTTGAGGCCAGAAAAATGATGAAACAATTTTCTGGCGCTCAAAGCAATAAGAAAGTCAAGAAGAAATCAAAAGGCCTATTTAACTTACCAATGTTTAAATAA
- a CDS encoding N-ethylammeline chlorohydrolase, which translates to MKKIVIKNGYILNMEKNIQDPGDICFQGDIIIAGEKIDSVKSGYQEYDSNDCTIIDATGMAVMPGLVNCHTHTAMTLLRGYADDLPLMEWLENRIWPLEAKLKPEYVYWGTKLAVLEMIKGGTTCFSDMYFMMEQVAEVVKETGIRASLSRGLISFNNGDKSLEEGINLVKSYHNSADKRITTMLGPHAPYTCSPEYLQEVSSEAKKLGVGIHIHIAETLSEINQIKEKYNKTPVEMVHQAGVFTANPVLAAHCVHLTDNDLKILLQEKVSVAHNPESNMKLASGIAPITKMIEMGVNVGLGTDGAASNNNLDMFQEMRSASLLQKVHTYDPTVMSSYQALSMATSNGAKALGLGQEIGKIKPGMKADIILVDLSGPHLQPLHDINAHLVYSAGASDVDTVIVNGKVIMKSKEVSTIDEEKVIYEIKEIIKKLV; encoded by the coding sequence ATGAAAAAAATAGTGATAAAAAATGGATATATTCTAAATATGGAAAAAAATATTCAGGACCCCGGAGATATCTGTTTTCAGGGAGACATAATCATCGCTGGGGAGAAAATTGATTCTGTAAAAAGTGGATATCAAGAATATGACAGTAATGATTGTACTATTATAGATGCTACTGGTATGGCAGTAATGCCTGGCTTAGTTAATTGTCATACTCATACTGCTATGACTCTTTTAAGAGGTTATGCAGATGACCTTCCTCTGATGGAATGGCTAGAAAATAGAATTTGGCCACTAGAAGCTAAATTAAAACCTGAGTATGTTTATTGGGGAACTAAACTAGCAGTTCTAGAAATGATTAAAGGTGGTACTACTTGTTTTAGCGATATGTACTTTATGATGGAGCAGGTGGCAGAGGTTGTTAAGGAGACGGGTATAAGGGCTTCACTAAGTAGGGGATTAATATCCTTTAATAATGGAGATAAGTCTCTTGAGGAAGGAATTAATCTTGTTAAAAGTTATCATAATAGCGCAGATAAGAGGATTACCACTATGCTTGGTCCACACGCCCCCTACACATGCTCACCAGAATATTTACAAGAAGTATCCTCTGAGGCAAAAAAACTTGGAGTAGGCATACATATTCACATAGCAGAAACTCTGTCTGAAATCAACCAAATTAAGGAGAAGTATAATAAAACTCCAGTTGAAATGGTCCACCAGGCGGGAGTGTTTACCGCTAATCCTGTTTTAGCAGCCCATTGTGTACATCTAACCGATAATGATTTAAAGATATTGCTTCAAGAAAAAGTTAGTGTTGCTCATAATCCAGAAAGCAATATGAAGCTTGCAAGTGGAATAGCCCCAATTACCAAAATGATTGAAATGGGAGTAAATGTAGGACTGGGAACTGATGGTGCTGCAAGCAACAATAATCTAGATATGTTTCAGGAAATGAGAAGTGCATCTTTACTTCAAAAAGTACATACTTATGATCCTACTGTTATGTCCTCCTATCAGGCACTTTCTATGGCTACTAGTAATGGAGCAAAAGCACTTGGATTAGGACAAGAAATTGGAAAAATTAAGCCAGGTATGAAAGCAGATATCATTTTAGTAGATTTAAGTGGACCACATCTGCAACCTTTACATGATATAAATGCCCATTTAGTCTATTCAGCAGGAGCATCAGACGTGGATACTGTAATAGTAAATGGTAAGGTTATAATGAAGAGTAAAGAAGTAAGTACAATCGATGAGGAAAAGGTAATCTATGAAATTAAAGAGATAATTAAAAAGCTAGTTTAA
- a CDS encoding methylthioribose-1-phosphate isomerase, with protein sequence MNSIIWEKKFLKLLDQTKLPLKIEYVKCQTYPEVVEAIKNMVVRGAPAIGVAAAYGMVLAAKEFASESKEVFMKNLCRAGELLKCSRPTAVNLFWAVDRMYQTAKSNQDKSTVELIIIIEEAAMNIHEEDIALNKRIGLFGVEVVPKNAVILTHCNAGALATAGYGTALGVVRATHEKDNLKRVFACETRPLLQGARLTAWELHQDKIPVTLITDSMAGYLMGQGTIDMVIVGADRIAKNGDVANKIGTYSLAILAKYHKIPFYVAAPYSTMDLNISSGNQIIVEERNCNEIRHIHGHKIIPDDILVYNPAFDITPNELITGIITDKGIVNAPYEEEIGRLFEKEVKA encoded by the coding sequence GTGAATAGTATTATTTGGGAGAAGAAATTTCTTAAGTTATTAGACCAAACAAAATTACCATTAAAAATCGAATATGTTAAATGCCAAACCTACCCTGAAGTTGTTGAGGCCATCAAAAACATGGTGGTAAGAGGTGCTCCTGCCATTGGTGTGGCAGCTGCCTATGGAATGGTTTTAGCAGCTAAGGAATTTGCAAGTGAATCCAAAGAAGTATTCATGAAGAACTTATGCAGAGCAGGGGAACTGCTTAAATGCTCCAGACCTACTGCAGTTAACCTTTTTTGGGCAGTAGATAGGATGTATCAGACAGCAAAAAGCAATCAAGACAAATCTACTGTGGAACTTATTATAATAATCGAAGAAGCTGCTATGAATATTCATGAAGAGGATATAGCATTAAATAAACGAATTGGTTTGTTTGGAGTTGAAGTTGTTCCTAAAAATGCGGTTATTTTAACTCATTGCAATGCTGGCGCTCTAGCTACAGCAGGTTATGGTACTGCCTTAGGGGTAGTTAGAGCTACTCATGAAAAAGATAATTTAAAAAGAGTTTTCGCTTGTGAGACACGTCCGTTGTTGCAAGGAGCTAGATTAACTGCGTGGGAACTTCATCAGGACAAAATTCCTGTAACACTTATAACTGATAGTATGGCTGGTTATTTAATGGGACAGGGAACTATAGATATGGTCATTGTAGGAGCAGACAGAATTGCTAAAAATGGAGACGTTGCTAATAAAATTGGCACCTACTCACTAGCTATTCTTGCAAAATATCATAAAATTCCTTTCTATGTTGCAGCACCATATTCAACAATGGATCTGAATATATCAAGCGGCAATCAAATAATAGTGGAGGAAAGAAATTGTAATGAAATTAGGCATATTCACGGACATAAGATTATACCTGACGATATATTGGTATATAATCCAGCCTTCGACATAACCCCTAACGAACTTATCACAGGCATTATTACTGATAAAGGCATTGTAAATGCACCATATGAAGAAGAGATTGGGAGATTGTTTGAAAAAGAGGTGAAAGCATGA
- a CDS encoding 5'-methylthioadenosine phosphorylase (Catalyzes the reversible phosphorolysis of 5'-deoxy-5'- methylthioadenosine (MTA) to adenine and 5-methylthio-D-ribose-1- phosphate) — MPFERRGNLKKVDFAIIGGTGAFTTTRAGGENTNQKEKVEVDTKYGKVIVEIIELNGTRVALLKRHGLNHSIPPHRINYRANIMALKMLGIKRIFATAAVGSLNRKYRPGDLVLLSDFIDFTWGRDITFFDEVGQEVIHVDMTHPYCLSLRERLFEASQTVGIALQSKGATYVCTQGPRFETPAEILMYKHLGADLVGMTSVPEVVLAREAELCYATVAIVTNYAAGISDNPLTHQEVLERMEMASAKLKTLVAKAIEITDGNRSCSCQVAVSGQKSLGG, encoded by the coding sequence ATGCCTTTTGAAAGGAGGGGGAATTTGAAAAAAGTAGATTTTGCTATTATTGGAGGAACTGGAGCATTTACAACTACCCGGGCGGGTGGTGAAAATACAAATCAGAAGGAAAAAGTTGAAGTTGACACCAAATATGGAAAAGTAATTGTTGAAATTATAGAATTGAATGGAACAAGGGTAGCTTTGTTAAAAAGGCATGGCCTAAATCATTCAATTCCTCCCCACAGAATTAACTACCGGGCAAATATTATGGCTTTAAAGATGTTGGGAATAAAAAGAATATTTGCAACTGCGGCAGTTGGTTCACTTAATAGGAAGTATAGGCCAGGTGATTTGGTGCTTTTAAGTGATTTTATTGATTTTACATGGGGAAGAGATATCACCTTTTTTGATGAAGTTGGACAAGAAGTTATTCATGTAGATATGACCCATCCATATTGCCTATCCCTTAGAGAAAGATTATTTGAAGCATCTCAAACCGTTGGAATAGCATTGCAAAGTAAAGGGGCTACTTATGTATGCACACAGGGGCCACGCTTTGAAACTCCAGCTGAAATTCTTATGTACAAGCATTTGGGTGCTGATCTTGTGGGTATGACTTCTGTTCCAGAGGTTGTTTTGGCCAGAGAAGCAGAACTATGCTATGCTACTGTAGCAATTGTCACAAACTATGCTGCGGGTATATCTGATAATCCTTTGACCCATCAAGAGGTTTTAGAAAGAATGGAAATGGCTTCAGCAAAACTTAAAACATTAGTTGCCAAAGCCATAGAAATTACAGATGGAAATAGATCTTGTTCTTGTCAGGTAGCAGTTTCAGGCCAGAAAAGCTTAGGAGGGTAA
- a CDS encoding signal recognition particle-docking protein FtsY gives MGLFDKIKGGLQKTKQGFVDKVTELVTGYKKIDDEFFEKLEEILIEADIGVNTSLKLAKNLKQRIYDEKVSDMDRVNEIIQEELVALLEDDIKTINLSEQKPTVIMVVGVNGVGKTTTIGKLAYNFKEQGKKVILAAGDTFRAAASEQLSIWAERANADIVKHQEGSDSAAVAYDAVQAAISRKADVVLIDTAGRLHNKINLMNEIGKVKKVISKAKVDAPNEVLLVLDATTGQNAISQAKNFKEVVDVTGIVLTKLDGTAKGGVIFGIKEELGLPIKYIGVGEKIEDLKPFNPNDFVKALFASD, from the coding sequence ATGGGATTGTTTGACAAAATTAAAGGCGGGTTACAAAAAACAAAACAGGGATTTGTGGATAAGGTTACTGAATTGGTTACAGGATATAAGAAAATTGATGATGAGTTTTTTGAAAAACTCGAGGAAATCTTAATTGAGGCAGATATTGGGGTTAACACGTCGCTGAAATTAGCAAAAAACTTAAAGCAAAGAATTTATGATGAAAAAGTATCTGATATGGATAGAGTAAATGAAATAATACAAGAAGAATTAGTAGCTTTGTTGGAAGATGACATTAAAACTATAAACCTTTCAGAACAAAAACCAACTGTAATCATGGTTGTTGGAGTAAATGGTGTGGGAAAAACAACAACTATAGGTAAATTAGCATATAACTTTAAGGAACAAGGTAAAAAGGTAATACTTGCAGCTGGGGATACTTTTAGGGCTGCTGCTAGTGAACAGCTTAGTATATGGGCTGAGAGGGCTAATGCAGATATTGTGAAGCATCAAGAAGGTTCAGATTCTGCTGCAGTTGCTTATGACGCGGTCCAAGCTGCTATATCAAGAAAAGCGGATGTTGTTTTAATTGATACAGCAGGTAGGTTACATAACAAAATAAATTTGATGAATGAAATTGGAAAAGTAAAAAAAGTTATCAGTAAAGCCAAAGTGGATGCTCCAAATGAAGTCTTACTTGTACTTGATGCTACAACAGGCCAAAATGCGATTTCACAAGCTAAAAATTTCAAAGAAGTGGTAGACGTGACAGGAATTGTTTTAACTAAGTTGGATGGTACTGCAAAGGGTGGAGTAATATTTGGTATTAAGGAGGAATTGGGGCTACCCATTAAATACATAGGTGTTGGGGAAAAGATTGAAGATTTAAAACCATTTAATCCAAATGACTTTGTAAAAGCACTATTTGCTAGTGATTAG